The following are encoded in a window of Rhizobium sp. 11515TR genomic DNA:
- the uraH gene encoding hydroxyisourate hydrolase, whose amino-acid sequence MTGLTTHVLDTALGKPAEGLVIDLFRIEGDARTHLKTVTTNADGRVDGGPILIGDSFIAGTYELLFRAGDYLRASGTKLPEPAFLDLVPIRFGIADTTAHYHVPLLISPYGYSTYRGS is encoded by the coding sequence ATGACCGGACTGACTACCCATGTGCTCGATACCGCTCTCGGCAAGCCTGCCGAAGGCCTGGTGATCGATCTCTTCAGGATCGAGGGTGATGCTCGCACGCATCTGAAGACGGTAACGACAAATGCCGACGGGCGCGTGGATGGCGGTCCCATCCTGATCGGCGACAGCTTCATTGCCGGCACCTATGAATTGCTGTTTCGCGCCGGAGACTATCTGCGTGCCAGTGGAACCAAGCTGCCGGAGCCGGCTTTCCTCGATCTGGTGCCGATCCGGTTTGGTATCGCTGATACAACGGCGCATTACCATGTGCCGTTGCTGATTTCACCCTACGGCTATTCCACCTATCGCGGGAGTTGA
- a CDS encoding NAD(P)/FAD-dependent oxidoreductase, producing MERADNPPRPAGQSPVDLLIVGGGIMGLWAAVHAERLGIRTLLVEAGRFGLGASGGLLGALMPHMPDKWSDKKQFQFDALVALEEEIAALEAETGLSAGYRRAGRLIPLPKPHLRQIALGHSQDAEVHWRHGERQFHWHLLDVAPIEGWIEPSAGESGFVHDTLAARVAPRAFLEVLRRFLAAARHVRLCEGVTVESIDPERGLARSSDGDIRFGRCILAAGYRSFPILDELTERRKASLGQPVKGQAAMLKADVDGDLPVIFRDGLYIVPHENGLVAVGSTSENRFDDPLSTDGQLDDLLAAARAMAPVLAGAEVVERWAGLRPKAVDRDPMVGTHPDHPALIALTGGFKVSFGLAHRLAEAAVREAVGAPGRFNLPQSFTLASHISVISHKT from the coding sequence ATGGAAAGAGCCGATAATCCTCCAAGACCTGCGGGTCAATCGCCAGTCGATCTGCTGATCGTCGGTGGCGGGATCATGGGGCTATGGGCCGCCGTTCATGCCGAGCGTCTTGGTATCCGGACATTGCTTGTCGAAGCCGGCCGTTTCGGGCTGGGGGCAAGCGGCGGTCTGCTCGGCGCGCTGATGCCGCATATGCCGGACAAATGGTCCGACAAGAAGCAGTTTCAGTTCGATGCGCTTGTCGCGCTGGAGGAGGAAATTGCAGCCCTGGAAGCGGAGACCGGGCTTTCGGCTGGCTATCGTCGCGCCGGTCGCTTGATCCCGCTGCCGAAGCCGCATCTGAGGCAGATCGCGTTAGGCCATTCCCAAGATGCGGAAGTGCATTGGCGGCACGGGGAGCGGCAGTTTCACTGGCATTTGCTGGATGTCGCACCAATCGAGGGCTGGATCGAACCGTCAGCCGGAGAAAGCGGATTTGTCCACGATACATTGGCGGCCCGCGTTGCGCCGCGCGCGTTTCTGGAGGTCCTGCGGAGGTTTCTCGCGGCGGCACGACATGTCCGGCTTTGCGAGGGCGTTACCGTCGAGAGTATCGATCCAGAACGGGGTCTTGCGCGTTCAAGTGATGGCGACATTCGCTTCGGTCGCTGCATCCTTGCCGCCGGTTACCGCTCGTTTCCGATCCTCGATGAGTTGACGGAGCGACGCAAAGCCTCGCTGGGTCAACCGGTCAAGGGGCAGGCGGCGATGCTGAAGGCCGATGTTGACGGCGACTTGCCCGTTATCTTCCGCGACGGGCTCTATATCGTTCCGCATGAGAATGGATTGGTCGCGGTCGGCAGCACGAGCGAGAACCGATTTGACGATCCTTTATCGACGGATGGGCAGCTCGACGATCTGCTTGCAGCGGCGCGTGCCATGGCGCCGGTGCTTGCTGGCGCGGAAGTCGTCGAGCGTTGGGCGGGCCTGCGTCCGAAGGCCGTGGATCGTGACCCGATGGTGGGTACGCATCCCGATCACCCCGCGCTGATTGCCCTGACCGGTGGCTTTAAGGTGAGCTTCGGGCTGGCGCATAGGTTGGCAGAGGCAGCGGTACGTGAGGCGGTGGGCGCGCCCGGTCGCTTCAACTTGCCGCAGAGTTTCACTTTAGCGAGTCATATTTCAGTCATATCACATAAAACGTGA
- the puuE gene encoding allantoinase PuuE, with the protein MSEIYPRNLIGYGRNTPDPKWPGDARIAVQFVINYEEGGESCILDGDPGSENLLSEIVGAASWPNQRNLNMESIYEYGSRAGFWRLWRMFTELKVQATVYGVTLAMARNPEAVAAMKEAGWEIASHGYRWLEYKDFSEDLERKHILEAVRLHTELTGERPYGMYQGKPSDNTLRLVMEEGGFLYSSDSYADDLPFWVDGLNGKPFLIIPYTLETNDMRFATPQGFNSGDQFFTYLKDAFDTLYEEGKDGSPKMMSVGLHCRLVGRPGRAAALRRFIEYVQKHDKVWIPKRIEIANHWYENHLPGGVR; encoded by the coding sequence ATGTCGGAAATCTATCCCCGTAATCTCATCGGCTACGGCCGCAACACGCCGGATCCGAAATGGCCTGGCGATGCCCGCATCGCGGTGCAGTTCGTGATCAACTATGAAGAGGGCGGGGAAAGCTGCATTCTCGATGGTGATCCGGGGTCGGAAAATCTGCTCTCGGAGATCGTTGGCGCAGCCTCCTGGCCGAACCAGCGCAACCTCAACATGGAATCGATCTACGAATATGGTTCGCGCGCCGGCTTCTGGCGGCTATGGCGCATGTTCACCGAACTCAAGGTTCAGGCGACGGTCTATGGCGTGACGCTTGCCATGGCGCGCAACCCGGAAGCGGTTGCCGCCATGAAGGAGGCGGGCTGGGAAATCGCCAGTCACGGTTATCGCTGGCTGGAATACAAGGATTTCTCCGAAGATCTGGAGCGCAAGCACATTCTCGAAGCCGTGCGGCTGCATACCGAACTCACCGGCGAGCGGCCCTACGGCATGTATCAGGGCAAGCCGTCGGACAATACGCTGCGGCTCGTCATGGAGGAGGGCGGTTTCCTCTATTCCTCCGATTCCTATGCCGACGATCTGCCTTTCTGGGTCGATGGTTTGAACGGCAAGCCGTTCTTGATCATCCCCTATACGCTTGAGACCAACGATATGCGCTTTGCGACTCCCCAGGGCTTCAATTCCGGCGACCAGTTCTTCACCTATCTGAAGGATGCCTTCGACACGCTCTACGAAGAGGGCAAGGATGGCAGTCCGAAGATGATGTCTGTCGGTCTGCATTGCCGCCTCGTCGGCCGCCCCGGTCGCGCCGCCGCGTTGCGGCGGTTCATCGAATATGTGCAGAAGCACGACAAGGTCTGGATCCCGAAACGAATCGAAATCGCCAACCACTGGTATGAAAATCACCTTCCAGGGGGCGTGCGCTGA
- the guaD gene encoding guanine deaminase, with translation MTTLLRGRLLSFKHLPQSVDDTGSYAYENDGGLLIENGTIVATGPYADIKAQAPEAVAEVDHRPHLILPGFIDMHLHFPQMQVIASYTANLLEWLNTYTFPEECRFVESAHAERIATHFYDEMIRHGTTTAVAYCSVHKTSTDAYFAEAMRRNMRMVGGKVMMDRHAPQGLLDTPEMGYDETRQVISDWHGKGRNHVAITPRFAITSTPEQMEATAALAREFPDLHIQTHLSENHEEIAFTCELYPEAIDYTDIYARYGLLGPKSLFGHAIHLSEREADAMSEAGAVAVHCPTSNLFLGSGLFPLKALARRQKPVRIGVATDIGGGSSYSMLRTMDEAYKIQQLLGERLNPLESYYYMTRGNAEALSLVDKIGTLDPGTEADLIVLNAAATPAMALKMEVTKSLTEELFLLQTMGDDRAVVETYVAGKPMKSILQ, from the coding sequence ATGACCACCCTTCTGCGCGGCCGACTGCTTTCCTTCAAGCACCTGCCGCAAAGCGTCGATGATACCGGCAGCTACGCTTACGAAAACGACGGCGGCCTGCTGATCGAGAACGGCACGATCGTCGCGACCGGGCCCTATGCCGATATCAAGGCGCAGGCGCCGGAAGCTGTCGCCGAAGTCGACCACCGCCCGCACCTGATCCTGCCGGGTTTCATCGACATGCACCTGCATTTCCCGCAGATGCAGGTGATCGCCTCCTATACCGCCAACCTGTTGGAATGGCTGAACACCTATACCTTTCCCGAGGAATGCCGCTTCGTCGAAAGCGCGCATGCCGAGCGCATCGCCACGCATTTCTACGATGAGATGATCCGCCACGGCACCACGACGGCCGTCGCCTATTGCTCGGTGCACAAGACCTCCACCGACGCCTATTTTGCCGAAGCCATGCGCCGTAACATGCGCATGGTCGGCGGCAAGGTGATGATGGATCGCCACGCGCCACAGGGTCTGCTCGACACGCCCGAGATGGGCTATGATGAGACCCGCCAGGTGATATCTGACTGGCACGGCAAAGGCCGCAATCACGTCGCCATCACGCCGCGCTTCGCCATCACCTCGACGCCCGAGCAGATGGAGGCGACTGCAGCGCTTGCCCGCGAGTTTCCGGATCTGCACATTCAGACGCACCTTTCCGAAAACCACGAGGAGATCGCCTTTACCTGCGAGCTCTATCCGGAAGCGATCGACTATACCGATATCTATGCGCGCTACGGGCTGCTTGGACCAAAGAGCCTGTTCGGTCATGCGATCCACCTTTCCGAGCGCGAAGCCGATGCCATGAGCGAGGCCGGTGCGGTCGCGGTGCATTGCCCGACCTCGAACCTCTTCCTCGGCTCCGGCCTATTCCCGCTGAAGGCGCTGGCCCGCCGCCAGAAGCCCGTCCGTATCGGTGTCGCCACCGATATCGGCGGCGGCTCCAGCTATTCCATGCTGCGCACGATGGATGAGGCCTACAAGATCCAGCAGCTGCTCGGAGAACGCCTGAACCCGCTGGAAAGCTATTACTACATGACACGCGGCAACGCCGAGGCGCTCTCCCTCGTCGACAAGATCGGCACGCTTGATCCCGGCACGGAAGCCGACCTCATCGTGCTGAATGCAGCGGCAACGCCAGCCATGGCGCTGAAGATGGAGGTGACGAAGAGCCTCACCGAAGAATTGTTCCTGCTTCAGACTATGGGCGACGACCGGGCAGTCGTCGAAACTTATGTTGCTGGAAAGCCGATGAAATCCATCCTGCAATAA
- a CDS encoding DUF1045 domain-containing protein codes for MRYAICFTPSASDPLTLVAANWLGRNVYSGEMVDPPAVRGLGIHEIAFYTAVPRRYGFMGLLKAPFRLAEDMSEAGLLRDLMRFSGTVAPFEIPRLEVARLGGALGLVPSVPSQQMHFLAASLVQTFDQYRAPLSEAEIERIDPDGLSAAQFANLHRWGHPHVMDEFRFQMMLTGTVSPADMTRIERALRDFFEPALAAPVPVSNIALMMEEGAGGPFRVHSLHPMGKVSARKIA; via the coding sequence ATGCGGTATGCCATTTGCTTCACACCGTCTGCGAGCGATCCGCTGACGCTTGTGGCGGCGAATTGGCTCGGCCGCAACGTCTATTCCGGCGAGATGGTCGATCCGCCGGCGGTCCGTGGGCTCGGCATTCACGAGATCGCTTTCTACACCGCAGTCCCGCGCCGCTATGGTTTCATGGGTTTGCTCAAGGCTCCGTTCCGGCTGGCAGAGGACATGTCCGAAGCCGGGCTGCTGCGCGATCTGATGCGGTTTTCTGGCACGGTGGCGCCCTTCGAAATCCCGAGGCTCGAGGTTGCGCGGCTCGGCGGCGCACTGGGCCTCGTTCCTTCCGTGCCAAGCCAGCAGATGCATTTCCTCGCGGCATCGCTGGTGCAGACCTTCGATCAATATCGCGCACCCCTGAGCGAAGCCGAGATCGAACGGATCGATCCGGATGGGCTTTCTGCGGCCCAGTTCGCCAATTTGCATCGCTGGGGTCATCCGCATGTCATGGACGAGTTCCGCTTCCAGATGATGCTGACGGGTACGGTAAGCCCTGCCGATATGACGCGCATCGAGCGTGCTTTGCGCGATTTCTTCGAGCCTGCTTTGGCTGCGCCCGTCCCCGTTTCCAACATTGCGCTCATGATGGAAGAAGGCGCCGGTGGTCCCTTCCGGGTGCATTCGCTGCATCCGATGGGAAAGGTCAGCGCCCGCAAGATCGCCTAG
- a CDS encoding HepT-like ribonuclease domain-containing protein yields MSLDRLITYLERMQQAASEAGHFLRETDQATFSTNIEKQRAVGMNLLLIGEAATRIAEEYPEFVVDHPELPWHVMQDFRNRITQGYFGMEPATLWDIAHKSLPELLLQLDSIRHWRAEGE; encoded by the coding sequence ATGAGCCTGGATCGACTGATTACCTACCTCGAACGCATGCAGCAGGCTGCATCCGAAGCCGGCCATTTCCTCAGGGAAACCGATCAAGCGACATTCTCCACCAATATCGAGAAACAGCGTGCCGTCGGCATGAACCTTCTGCTGATCGGCGAGGCTGCCACACGCATTGCCGAGGAATATCCGGAGTTTGTCGTTGACCATCCGGAGCTGCCTTGGCATGTGATGCAGGACTTCCGGAATCGGATCACACAAGGATACTTCGGCATGGAGCCGGCGACCCTGTGGGATATCGCTCACAAATCTCTTCCGGAGTTGCTCCTGCAACTGGACTCCATTCGCCACTGGCGAGCGGAAGGCGAATAA
- a CDS encoding alpha-hydroxy acid oxidase, producing MTAPLTIAELKTLAQRRVPKMFFQYADSGSWTESTYRANEADFAKIKLRQRVLVDMSDRSLATTMVGQKASIPVALAPTGMTGMQHADGEMLAARAAEEFGIPFTLSTMSICSIEDIASVTKQPFWFQLYVMKDRDFVLNLIQRAKAAECSALVLTADLQILGQRHNDIRNGLSAPPKMTAKNFWQMATRPGWCMGMLKTKRRSFGNIVGHAKDISDMTTLSHWTHSQFDPKLSWNDVGWIKEQWGGPLIIKGILDIEDAKAAVDVGADAIIVSNHGGRQLDGAHSSISMLPRIVDAVGDRIEVHMDGGIRSGQDVLKAVALGAKGTFIGRPFLYGLGAMGKEGVTLALEIIRKELDISMALCGKRDIKAVDRSILADL from the coding sequence ATGACCGCGCCGCTGACCATCGCCGAACTGAAAACGCTTGCGCAGCGGCGCGTGCCGAAAATGTTCTTCCAATACGCCGATTCCGGCTCCTGGACGGAATCGACCTATCGGGCGAACGAGGCGGATTTCGCCAAGATCAAGCTGCGCCAGCGCGTCCTCGTCGACATGTCCGATCGATCGCTTGCAACCACCATGGTCGGCCAGAAAGCTTCGATACCGGTGGCGCTGGCGCCGACGGGGATGACCGGCATGCAGCACGCCGATGGCGAGATGCTGGCGGCGCGGGCGGCGGAAGAATTCGGTATCCCCTTCACGCTCTCGACCATGAGCATCTGCTCGATCGAGGACATCGCCTCCGTGACGAAGCAGCCCTTCTGGTTTCAGCTCTACGTCATGAAGGACCGCGATTTCGTCCTGAATCTGATCCAGCGCGCCAAGGCGGCAGAATGCTCGGCACTGGTGCTGACGGCCGACCTGCAGATCCTCGGGCAACGCCACAACGATATCCGCAACGGATTGTCGGCACCGCCGAAAATGACGGCGAAAAATTTCTGGCAGATGGCGACACGGCCAGGCTGGTGCATGGGTATGCTGAAGACCAAGCGCCGCTCCTTCGGCAACATCGTCGGCCATGCCAAGGATATTTCCGACATGACGACACTGTCGCACTGGACGCATTCGCAGTTCGACCCCAAGCTGTCCTGGAACGACGTCGGCTGGATCAAGGAGCAATGGGGCGGCCCGTTGATCATCAAGGGCATTCTCGACATCGAGGATGCGAAGGCGGCCGTCGATGTCGGCGCCGACGCCATCATCGTCTCCAACCATGGCGGTCGGCAGCTCGACGGCGCTCATTCCTCCATCAGCATGCTGCCACGGATCGTTGATGCCGTCGGCGACAGGATCGAGGTGCATATGGACGGCGGCATCCGCTCCGGCCAGGACGTGCTGAAAGCCGTGGCACTCGGCGCCAAAGGCACCTTCATCGGTCGCCCCTTCCTCTATGGTCTCGGCGCCATGGGCAAGGAAGGTGTCACACTGGCGCTCGAAATCATCCGCAAGGAGCTGGACATCTCGATGGCGCTTTGCGGCAAACGGGATATCAAGGCGGTGGATCGGTCGATCCTGGCGGACCTTTAA
- the uraD gene encoding 2-oxo-4-hydroxy-4-carboxy-5-ureidoimidazoline decarboxylase: protein MISRDDFVGRFGGVFEHSPFVAERAYDQGTIAEPLTSSGVHAALVRVFRAASETERLGVLRAHPDLAGRLAIAGQLTEDSRKEQVGAGLDRLSPEEHARFTELNAAYVTKFGFPFIIAVKGLGKQDILAAFEARIDNSRDAEFATAAAQVEKIALLRLQSMLSEA from the coding sequence ATGATCTCGCGGGATGATTTTGTCGGCCGCTTCGGCGGCGTCTTCGAACATTCGCCTTTCGTTGCCGAGCGCGCCTACGATCAGGGCACCATTGCCGAGCCGTTGACCTCCAGCGGCGTGCATGCCGCGCTGGTGCGGGTCTTCCGTGCCGCAAGTGAGACGGAGCGACTTGGCGTGCTGAGGGCACACCCCGATCTCGCCGGCCGGCTGGCGATTGCCGGCCAGCTTACCGAGGATAGCCGCAAGGAGCAGGTCGGTGCCGGGCTCGACCGGCTAAGCCCCGAGGAGCACGCCCGGTTTACCGAACTGAATGCCGCCTATGTGACGAAATTCGGTTTTCCTTTTATTATTGCGGTCAAGGGGCTCGGCAAGCAAGATATCCTTGCCGCCTTCGAGGCGCGGATAGACAACAGCAGGGATGCGGAGTTTGCGACTGCGGCGGCGCAGGTCGAAAAGATCGCGCTGTTGCGTCTGCAATCGATGCTGTCTGAAGCCTGA
- the mnmD gene encoding tRNA (5-methylaminomethyl-2-thiouridine)(34)-methyltransferase MnmD: protein MTDPVSERTRASEIHAASPELEWRDGDMPYSAAFGDHFYCQTDGRLECGHVFLAGNGLPARWHGQRDFLIGELGFGTGLNFCETWRQWRQQAIPGSNLHFMSFELYPMRAEEIDRALTHWPEIDREREALAAAWPGNPQGVVSLRLDANTRLSVVCGPALEGVSRAEQGFDAWYLDGFAPSRNADMWSPELMQTLHNKTVPNGTFATYAAAGFVRRNLQAAGFMVERRKGFAGKREMLCGIKPA, encoded by the coding sequence ATGACAGATCCAGTTTCCGAGCGGACCAGGGCGTCCGAAATCCATGCGGCAAGCCCGGAGCTCGAATGGCGCGACGGCGATATGCCCTATTCGGCCGCATTTGGCGACCATTTTTATTGCCAGACCGACGGCAGGCTGGAATGCGGCCATGTCTTCTTGGCCGGCAACGGCCTGCCTGCCCGCTGGCACGGACAGCGAGATTTCCTTATCGGCGAACTCGGCTTCGGCACCGGCCTGAACTTCTGCGAGACCTGGCGCCAGTGGCGACAGCAGGCCATCCCCGGTTCGAACCTGCACTTCATGTCCTTCGAACTCTATCCGATGCGGGCCGAGGAAATCGATCGCGCGCTGACGCACTGGCCCGAAATCGATAGGGAGCGAGAGGCTCTTGCCGCCGCGTGGCCGGGCAACCCGCAGGGTGTCGTGTCGCTGAGGCTAGATGCAAATACGCGCCTCAGCGTCGTTTGCGGTCCGGCTCTCGAAGGCGTCAGCCGCGCCGAACAGGGTTTTGATGCCTGGTATCTCGACGGTTTCGCACCATCGCGCAATGCCGACATGTGGTCGCCGGAATTGATGCAGACACTCCATAACAAGACGGTTCCGAACGGCACCTTCGCCACCTACGCAGCGGCTGGCTTCGTGCGGCGAAACCTACAGGCGGCAGGCTTCATGGTGGAGCGGCGCAAAGGCTTCGCCGGCAAGCGCGAAATGCTCTGCGGCATCAAGCCCGCCTGA
- a CDS encoding urate hydroxylase PuuD gives MYEYAIAWEWLAFAARWFHVITAIAWIGSSFYFIALDLGLVKRPHLPPGAYGEEWQVHGGGFYHIQKYLVAPAQMPEHLTWFKYESYFTWISGFLMLCIVYYGGANLFLIDRHVLDVSVPVAILISLASLAGGWIVYDLLCKSPLGNNTWGLMIVLYAVLVFMAWGYTHLFTGRAAFLHLGAFTATIMSANVFMIIIPNQKIVVADLIAGRTPDPKYGRIAKQRSLHNNYLTLPVIFFMLSNHYPLAFGTAYNWVIAALVFLMGVTIRHWFNTTHARKGHPTWTWIVTVVLFIIIIWLSTVPKVLTEEKEANAIPPAFQQYASDIHFSSVKEIVSTRCTMCHSAEPVYEGIVRPPKGVMLENDQQIAMHAREIYIQAGRSHAMPPGNVTEVTPEERKLLVAWFESSIGEKSQ, from the coding sequence ATGTATGAATACGCCATAGCGTGGGAATGGCTGGCCTTTGCCGCCCGCTGGTTCCACGTCATAACCGCCATTGCCTGGATCGGTTCGTCTTTCTACTTCATCGCGCTCGATCTCGGGCTGGTGAAGCGCCCGCATCTTCCGCCCGGCGCCTATGGCGAAGAATGGCAAGTCCACGGTGGCGGCTTTTATCATATCCAGAAATATCTCGTGGCTCCCGCGCAGATGCCGGAGCATCTGACCTGGTTCAAATACGAAAGCTATTTCACCTGGATTTCCGGCTTCCTGATGCTGTGTATCGTCTATTACGGCGGCGCCAACCTCTTCCTCATCGACCGGCATGTGCTCGACGTCAGCGTCCCCGTCGCGATCCTGATCTCGCTCGCTTCGCTTGCCGGCGGCTGGATCGTCTACGACCTGCTTTGCAAGTCTCCGCTCGGCAACAACACCTGGGGCCTGATGATCGTGCTTTATGCCGTGCTGGTCTTCATGGCCTGGGGCTACACGCATCTCTTCACCGGCCGCGCCGCCTTCCTGCATCTCGGCGCCTTCACCGCGACGATCATGTCGGCGAACGTCTTCATGATCATCATTCCCAATCAGAAGATCGTTGTCGCAGACCTCATTGCCGGCCGCACGCCCGACCCTAAATACGGCCGTATCGCCAAGCAGCGCTCGCTGCACAACAACTACCTGACGCTGCCTGTCATCTTTTTCATGCTGTCCAACCACTATCCGCTGGCTTTCGGCACGGCCTATAATTGGGTGATCGCTGCGCTGGTTTTCCTCATGGGGGTCACCATCCGTCACTGGTTCAACACGACACATGCCCGAAAGGGTCATCCAACCTGGACCTGGATCGTTACTGTCGTTCTCTTCATTATCATCATATGGCTTTCGACCGTTCCGAAGGTGCTGACCGAGGAGAAGGAGGCTAATGCGATTCCTCCCGCCTTCCAGCAATATGCCTCGGATATACATTTCTCGTCCGTCAAAGAGATAGTTTCGACGCGCTGCACCATGTGCCATTCGGCCGAACCCGTCTATGAGGGGATTGTTCGGCCGCCAAAGGGTGTAATGCTGGAAAATGACCAGCAAATCGCTATGCATGCCCGGGAGATCTATATTCAGGCCGGCCGCAGCCATGCCATGCCTCCGGGCAATGTCACCGAAGTGACGCCCGAGGAACGCAAATTGCTGGTCGCCTGGTTCGAAAGCTCCATCGGAGAAAAAAGCCAATGA
- a CDS encoding ureidoglycolate lyase — protein MIQHLDINPLTKAAFEPFGDVIEADPATMRYINGGTTERFHALSNAEALGDGARIILNLFRGQPRAFPFSIDMMERHPFGSQCFVPLNGRPFLVVVAEDEGGKPGRPQVFLARGDQGVNYRINVWHYPLMALDEQSDFLIVDRDGSENNLEEYFFDTPFIIGAPTL, from the coding sequence ATGATACAGCATCTAGACATCAATCCTTTGACAAAGGCAGCGTTCGAGCCATTCGGCGATGTGATCGAGGCCGATCCTGCGACCATGCGATACATCAACGGTGGCACGACCGAGCGGTTCCATGCGTTGTCGAATGCCGAAGCTCTCGGTGACGGGGCGCGGATTATCCTGAACCTCTTTCGCGGCCAGCCGCGTGCCTTTCCCTTCTCGATCGACATGATGGAGCGCCACCCCTTCGGCAGCCAGTGTTTCGTGCCGCTGAATGGCCGGCCGTTCCTCGTCGTCGTTGCAGAAGATGAGGGCGGCAAGCCGGGTCGGCCGCAAGTCTTCCTTGCGCGCGGCGACCAGGGCGTGAACTATCGGATCAATGTCTGGCATTATCCCCTGATGGCACTCGACGAGCAGAGCGATTTCCTTATCGTGGATCGTGACGGGTCGGAGAACAACCTCGAGGAATATTTCTTCGACACGCCGTTCATCATCGGAGCACCGACGCTATGA
- a CDS encoding metallophosphoesterase family protein, translating into MRFAAIADIHGNHLALEAVLADIRRQGVSDIINLGDCFSGPLTAGKTADLLLELNAPTVRGNHDRYLIELAPETMHISDRAAHSELTERHLEWLRTLPVSAVHLDEAYLCHATPTDDNVYWLESVSPDGQVYLKPLDEIGALAAGIDFPLILCGHSHIPRAVRLSDGRLIVNPGSVGCPAYDDDLPYYHKVEAGHPFASYAILEKIGDTWLPVFRQVAYDHMAMAALAAQNGREEWASGLATGWLR; encoded by the coding sequence TTGCGTTTTGCAGCCATAGCGGACATTCACGGCAATCATCTGGCGCTCGAAGCCGTGCTTGCGGATATCCGCAGACAGGGTGTTAGCGACATCATCAATCTCGGCGATTGCTTCAGCGGGCCGCTAACGGCGGGAAAGACAGCCGATCTGCTGCTGGAACTGAATGCGCCGACGGTGCGCGGCAATCACGACCGCTATCTGATAGAACTGGCGCCCGAGACGATGCATATTTCAGATCGGGCCGCGCATTCTGAACTGACGGAACGTCATCTCGAATGGCTGCGCACCTTGCCCGTCAGTGCGGTCCATCTGGATGAGGCCTATCTCTGCCACGCGACACCAACCGATGATAATGTCTATTGGCTGGAATCCGTCTCGCCGGACGGTCAGGTCTATTTGAAGCCTCTGGACGAGATCGGGGCCCTGGCTGCCGGCATTGATTTTCCGCTGATCCTGTGCGGGCATAGCCATATTCCGCGTGCCGTTCGCCTTTCCGACGGGCGCCTGATCGTCAATCCCGGGAGCGTCGGCTGCCCCGCCTACGACGATGACCTGCCCTACTATCACAAGGTGGAGGCGGGCCATCCCTTTGCTTCTTACGCCATTCTGGAAAAGATCGGCGATACTTGGCTGCCGGTTTTCCGGCAGGTCGCCTATGATCATATGGCGATGGCCGCGCTCGCGGCGCAGAACGGCCGCGAGGAGTGGGCTAGCGGTCTGGCGACAGGCTGGCTGCGCTAG